In the Flavisolibacter tropicus genome, one interval contains:
- a CDS encoding HAD family hydrolase yields the protein MLPSWNDTESKKAIIEFVERIATEDSTDFVPVPERIAVFDNDGTLWAEQPTMVEGFFTFDRIHEMVANDPAMKETQPFKAFLEKDVAAIHALGKRGIVEFVMKAHEAETQEAFKELVTDWFANAIHPHFKQPYTQCIYQPQLELLDYLRANGFKTFIVTGGGIEFVRTVAESIYSIPPEQVVGSSTKTQFDLKDKKVQVARLGELRSFDDREEKVVNINLHIGRRPLFVFGNSDGDLRMMQYTLSSDGPCMAMLLHHDDAQREVAYDKDFKLSPLNEALSVAKDWGIHIVSMKNDWNKVFAFQ from the coding sequence ATGCTTCCCTCCTGGAACGATACCGAAAGTAAAAAAGCGATCATTGAATTTGTTGAACGAATAGCAACAGAAGATAGTACTGACTTTGTACCTGTTCCAGAGCGTATTGCCGTTTTTGATAACGATGGCACGCTTTGGGCCGAGCAGCCTACCATGGTAGAAGGGTTCTTTACTTTTGACCGGATACATGAAATGGTGGCTAATGATCCTGCCATGAAAGAGACTCAACCCTTCAAAGCCTTTTTAGAAAAAGATGTAGCAGCCATCCATGCTTTAGGAAAACGCGGCATCGTAGAGTTTGTAATGAAGGCACATGAAGCCGAAACACAAGAAGCGTTTAAAGAACTCGTTACTGATTGGTTTGCCAATGCCATACATCCTCATTTTAAACAACCTTATACCCAATGTATTTATCAGCCACAGCTAGAGCTTCTGGATTACCTGAGAGCCAATGGCTTTAAAACCTTTATTGTTACAGGTGGTGGTATCGAGTTTGTACGTACAGTAGCGGAATCTATTTATAGTATTCCACCTGAGCAGGTGGTAGGCTCAAGTACTAAAACACAGTTTGATCTAAAAGATAAAAAAGTGCAAGTGGCCAGGCTGGGTGAGTTAAGAAGTTTTGACGACCGCGAAGAGAAAGTAGTGAACATTAACCTGCACATTGGCAGAAGACCCTTGTTTGTTTTTGGTAACTCAGATGGCGACTTGCGTATGATGCAATATACACTAAGTAGCGATGGACCATGCATGGCTATGCTGCTTCATCATGATGATGCGCAAAGAGAAGTTGCTTACGACAAGGATTTCAAACTGAGTCCATTGAATGAAGCTTTATCCGTTGCCAAAGATTGGGGGATACATATTGTGAGTATGAAAAACGATTGGAACAAAGTATTTGCTTTTCAATAG
- a CDS encoding formylglycine-generating enzyme family protein has product MTTGTLLHQNTEAKSINTANMVFVPGGKFLMGSDKFYPEEKPVHEVTVDGFWVDKYEVTNEDFKKFVTETGYVTVAERPLKPEDYPGAQPEMLVPGALVFQKANGPVNLNSYFNWWAWTPGANWKHPKGPGSKLKGLEKHPVVHVAYEDAEAYAKWAGKELPTEAEWEYAARGGLEGKSFTWGDEDVQHSKPMANTWQGAFPFENLLVDKYEGTAPVGSFAPNGYGLYDMAGNVWEWTSDWYVAHLDESANKVKTCCTNHVNPRVVSPEQSFDPCQPQVKIPRKVVKGGSHLCAPNYCLRYRPAARQPQMIDTGMSHIGFRCIMRASNK; this is encoded by the coding sequence ATGACTACAGGAACATTACTACATCAAAATACAGAAGCAAAATCGATAAACACAGCTAACATGGTATTTGTCCCTGGCGGAAAGTTCCTAATGGGCTCTGACAAATTCTACCCGGAAGAAAAGCCGGTGCATGAAGTAACAGTGGATGGTTTCTGGGTCGACAAGTATGAAGTGACCAATGAAGACTTCAAAAAGTTTGTAACCGAAACCGGTTATGTAACTGTGGCTGAACGCCCGCTTAAGCCAGAAGATTACCCCGGTGCCCAACCGGAGATGCTGGTGCCGGGTGCCTTGGTATTTCAAAAAGCCAATGGACCTGTAAATCTGAATAGCTATTTCAATTGGTGGGCCTGGACGCCGGGTGCCAACTGGAAGCATCCTAAAGGGCCAGGAAGTAAGCTGAAAGGTCTTGAAAAACACCCTGTAGTGCATGTGGCCTATGAAGACGCCGAGGCCTATGCGAAATGGGCTGGTAAAGAATTGCCGACCGAAGCGGAGTGGGAGTATGCCGCAAGGGGAGGGTTGGAAGGTAAAAGCTTCACCTGGGGTGATGAAGATGTACAGCATTCCAAACCTATGGCCAATACCTGGCAGGGCGCCTTTCCTTTTGAGAATCTGCTGGTTGATAAATATGAGGGTACAGCCCCTGTGGGGTCATTTGCCCCTAATGGTTATGGCCTATATGATATGGCCGGCAATGTATGGGAGTGGACCAGCGATTGGTATGTGGCGCATTTAGATGAAAGCGCTAACAAGGTAAAAACCTGTTGTACCAACCATGTAAACCCAAGAGTGGTTTCACCAGAGCAAAGCTTTGACCCTTGTCAGCCGCAAGTAAAGATTCCCCGGAAAGTTGTAAAAGGTGGCTCTCATCTCTGTGCACCCAACTATTGTTTACGCTACCGCCCTGCTGCTCGCCAGCCACAGATGATAGATACCGGCATGAGTCATATCGGGTTCCGTTGTATCATGAGAGCGAGTAATAAATAA
- a CDS encoding DUF1254 domain-containing protein — MKKTVSPSIAEPTITKSSKNKTTSAMPYPVRAFNPAHPQLKNAAGIPASLANESYVEALGHIIYYWGYPAVDAFGRTSGWELMKKSGPGATMGLFPGAPKNKMGYLDDYMPSGQRKVVTPNNDTIYGVGFADTREEPAVIQTPSVVPQGHYWTIQICDAFTTVIRQLGSASGTPGGKFLLVGPDWDGEPPKGFIEVIKSPTHVVGVFGRSYTAHTPESKAQARAVLNQIGMIPQSEDKSGPLTFDCEASARNKVYPPGLTADILAADPDLLRIRPVNPATFWDDLKKALDANPIVGPNDAAMAEQARTLIALRESGDTWRSLLDRVALAADAELHEGAKYHQTGVDAGNGWQRQENGGIWGTDWFGRAQAAIIYIYVNDFHEAIYFIRGTDSKDEFLHGRYTYTITFPENALPPVDRQKGGFWSLTMYDKDYYMLPDSPNRRTNIGTVNLDANELIFAKDGSLTLTLSSKQPADGEARVNWLPAPNDQFALIVRTYVPTTPILNGTYQLPNVEKAK; from the coding sequence ATGAAAAAAACAGTAAGTCCCTCTATTGCAGAACCAACGATAACAAAATCCTCAAAAAATAAGACCACTTCAGCAATGCCATACCCAGTACGGGCATTCAATCCAGCACACCCCCAACTCAAAAATGCAGCAGGCATTCCGGCAAGTTTAGCTAATGAATCGTATGTAGAAGCGCTCGGACATATTATTTACTACTGGGGCTATCCGGCAGTTGATGCATTCGGACGCACCAGTGGATGGGAATTGATGAAGAAGTCTGGTCCTGGCGCCACGATGGGGCTCTTTCCTGGAGCGCCGAAAAATAAAATGGGTTATCTCGACGACTACATGCCTTCAGGGCAGCGTAAAGTCGTTACGCCTAACAATGACACGATATATGGGGTCGGATTTGCAGATACCCGTGAAGAACCTGCTGTTATTCAAACGCCTTCGGTTGTTCCGCAGGGCCATTACTGGACGATCCAGATCTGCGATGCGTTTACCACAGTGATCCGACAGCTTGGATCCGCCTCGGGTACGCCCGGCGGCAAGTTTCTGCTTGTCGGTCCTGATTGGGACGGCGAACCTCCAAAAGGTTTTATTGAGGTGATCAAATCGCCGACGCATGTCGTCGGAGTATTTGGCCGCAGTTACACGGCGCATACACCGGAGTCAAAAGCACAGGCACGTGCCGTGCTTAACCAGATCGGCATGATTCCGCAGAGCGAAGATAAATCCGGGCCATTGACTTTCGACTGCGAAGCCAGTGCTCGCAACAAAGTGTATCCGCCGGGATTGACGGCGGATATTCTGGCGGCGGACCCTGACCTGCTTCGTATCCGTCCAGTGAATCCCGCAACGTTTTGGGACGATCTGAAAAAAGCGCTGGATGCGAATCCTATTGTCGGCCCCAATGATGCTGCTATGGCCGAACAGGCACGTACATTGATAGCCCTTCGTGAATCTGGAGATACCTGGCGTTCTCTTCTTGATCGTGTTGCTTTGGCCGCAGATGCCGAATTGCATGAGGGAGCGAAATATCACCAAACGGGTGTTGATGCGGGCAACGGTTGGCAGCGACAGGAGAATGGCGGTATTTGGGGCACCGACTGGTTCGGCAGGGCACAGGCTGCGATTATTTATATCTATGTAAACGATTTTCATGAAGCGATCTACTTTATTCGCGGCACTGACAGCAAAGACGAGTTTCTTCATGGACGCTATACGTACACAATTACATTTCCGGAAAACGCATTGCCTCCTGTTGATAGGCAAAAGGGTGGCTTTTGGTCGTTGACAATGTATGATAAAGACTATTATATGTTGCCCGATAGTCCCAACCGCCGCACTAATATAGGCACTGTAAATCTCGATGCCAATGAACTCATATTCGCCAAGGATGGATCACTGACTTTGACACTTTCAAGCAAGCAACCGGCCGATGGTGAAGCCCGGGTCAATTGGTTGCCTGCTCCTAATGACCAGTTCGCTTTGATCGTTCGTACATACGTTCCTACAACACCAATTCTCAATGGCACTTACCAATTGCCAAACGTTGAGAAAGCGAAATAG
- a CDS encoding DUF1214 domain-containing protein: MKKILSPSVEESKSSALTDQDITDAYVYLLGRELVLKQQRLDFEKEGFKWNQIIHRELGGVAWANPNLDVAYSEAWVAVDENTCVVLEIPEIKGRYYTWQMLNGWGETLLNINERTFPDHPFGKFALCLKGSNPEIPQGCLRVDLPTKTSRVLCRVELGNDTKEAVRLQHLFKLTPQGEPKVEKPLSVPLFEGTNLPGAEIFQNASGKIQSEPDINEGMNALQEKTKAAEALVNSGAEGKARVDNVVKKTGIPKVFETIHNLGVARNRWTRPKSIGNYKDDYVVRTAVNYGGIWANNMGEVTYFTMAGNDGGSTYTLTFPKDALPAGKASYFWSIIAVDAEKFQVLPNPLNRFLLNKQSGLKNNPDGSLTLVFGPKPLTEYPESNWLPTIEGQKYNLTFRMYGPAKEVTDGTYFPPALVKK; the protein is encoded by the coding sequence ATGAAAAAAATATTAAGTCCATCTGTTGAAGAGTCAAAATCTTCTGCATTAACCGACCAGGATATTACTGATGCATATGTTTATTTACTGGGCAGAGAATTGGTATTAAAGCAACAAAGGCTCGATTTTGAAAAAGAAGGTTTCAAATGGAACCAAATCATCCATCGTGAGCTTGGTGGCGTGGCATGGGCCAATCCTAATTTGGATGTAGCCTACAGTGAAGCATGGGTAGCTGTGGATGAAAACACCTGTGTGGTATTGGAAATACCCGAAATAAAAGGTCGCTATTACACCTGGCAAATGCTAAATGGCTGGGGCGAAACACTTCTTAACATCAATGAGAGAACTTTTCCGGATCATCCTTTTGGAAAGTTTGCATTGTGTCTTAAAGGAAGCAATCCAGAAATACCGCAAGGATGCCTGCGAGTTGATCTTCCGACAAAGACTTCCCGTGTGCTATGCCGTGTGGAACTGGGCAATGATACGAAGGAGGCAGTTCGCCTGCAGCATTTATTTAAACTCACTCCACAAGGAGAACCAAAAGTTGAAAAGCCTTTATCCGTTCCTTTATTTGAAGGAACGAATTTGCCCGGTGCGGAGATATTCCAAAATGCGTCTGGAAAAATACAAAGCGAACCGGATATCAATGAAGGCATGAATGCTTTACAGGAAAAAACAAAAGCAGCAGAAGCGTTGGTGAATTCCGGGGCAGAAGGAAAAGCAAGAGTTGACAACGTTGTAAAGAAAACGGGCATCCCAAAAGTTTTTGAAACAATACATAATCTGGGTGTAGCAAGAAATAGATGGACAAGGCCTAAATCAATAGGCAATTATAAAGATGACTATGTTGTCCGCACCGCTGTTAATTATGGTGGTATCTGGGCCAACAATATGGGAGAGGTGACCTATTTCACAATGGCTGGTAATGATGGCGGATCTACATATACACTGACTTTTCCTAAAGATGCATTGCCTGCAGGTAAGGCAAGCTATTTCTGGTCCATCATTGCGGTGGATGCAGAGAAATTCCAGGTATTGCCTAATCCACTGAATAGATTTTTGCTAAATAAGCAATCAGGATTAAAAAACAACCCGGATGGTTCCTTAACCTTGGTGTTCGGTCCGAAACCTTTGACTGAATATCCCGAATCGAATTGGCTGCCTACGATCGAAGGGCAAAAATATAACCTAACGTTTCGCATGTACGGACCAGCAAAAGAGGTGACAGATGGAACATACTTTCCACCAGCATTGGTCAAGAAGTAA
- a CDS encoding arylsulfatase: protein MAKSNGQPKARSNGTSKKFSGTIKLDVRDSKADWSAFLDNKAPEGAPNVLVILYDDTGCAAWSPYGGRINMPTMDRLAKEGLTYTQWHTTAVCSPTRSCFLTGRNHHQNGFGSIAEAATGFPGYNGHIPMENGTVATILRDAGWSTFWIGKNHNVPVDAFGMGSSKKRWPLGLGYDRFYGFIGGETNQWYPELIEDNHFIDQPYLPEEGYHLSKDLADKAISFIRNSKQSDPQKPWYMWYCPGANHAPHHAPQEYIEKYKGKFDDGYEAYREWVLKRMIEKGIVPKDTQLTPLNPLPEGILPEGDKVRPWNTLSADEKKLFCRMAEVYAAFSEYTDVQIGRVIDYLEESGQLENTLIFYCADNGASGEGSPNGSVNENRFFNGFPDDINQNMAMIDKLGSPDTYNHYPTGWAVAFSTPYKMFKRYGSYAGGTCDPLVIYWPKGIRAKGELRHQYHHCTDIVPTILECCGVLMPDTIDGLKQTPLAGVSMRYSFDDAAAATQKETQYYEMAGTRGIWHKGWKAAAIHGPMPSDQGNFDKDQWQLFNTDEDRSEAKDLAEQYPEKLQELIDLWMEEAKKNNVLPLNDLNIHQQHEMEFHKEPLAGGQYTYYPGTTEVPEATAARTLGVSFKILAEVEFTEKSKGVIVAQGSRFGGYTLFVKDSKLVFVYNFLGIPPEQRLFTDAPKSGKHIVGIEFNKEFVSENLEAWGHMKLYVDDRVVDEGRFRTETGHYALCGEGMCVGYDGGDAVSSEYGSGFAFSEGNVVKVVFDVADDVYMDVEKKMAAVFARD, encoded by the coding sequence ATGGCAAAATCAAACGGTCAACCAAAAGCAAGAAGTAATGGTACATCTAAAAAGTTTAGTGGCACTATAAAGCTTGATGTTCGGGATTCAAAAGCCGACTGGTCCGCCTTTTTAGATAACAAAGCTCCTGAAGGAGCACCCAATGTGCTGGTGATTCTGTATGATGATACCGGCTGCGCTGCCTGGTCGCCCTATGGCGGCCGTATTAACATGCCCACTATGGACCGGTTAGCTAAAGAAGGATTAACGTATACCCAATGGCACACTACGGCAGTTTGTTCACCAACAAGATCTTGTTTCTTGACTGGGCGTAATCATCACCAGAATGGATTTGGTTCTATAGCCGAAGCGGCCACTGGATTTCCCGGTTACAATGGCCATATACCAATGGAAAACGGTACCGTGGCTACCATTTTGCGCGATGCCGGATGGAGCACTTTCTGGATCGGTAAAAATCACAATGTACCCGTAGATGCGTTTGGAATGGGATCGTCAAAAAAACGCTGGCCATTGGGGTTAGGTTATGATCGCTTTTATGGTTTTATTGGAGGTGAAACCAACCAGTGGTATCCCGAACTGATCGAGGATAATCACTTTATTGATCAACCTTACCTGCCTGAAGAAGGCTATCATTTATCAAAAGACCTTGCCGACAAGGCTATCAGCTTTATCCGTAACTCCAAACAATCCGACCCACAAAAACCATGGTACATGTGGTATTGCCCTGGCGCCAACCATGCCCCCCACCATGCACCGCAAGAGTATATTGAAAAATACAAAGGCAAATTTGACGACGGTTACGAAGCTTATCGCGAATGGGTGCTGAAACGAATGATTGAGAAAGGCATTGTTCCGAAAGATACGCAGCTAACACCCCTCAATCCATTACCTGAAGGCATCCTGCCAGAAGGCGATAAAGTAAGGCCTTGGAATACCTTGTCGGCAGACGAAAAGAAATTATTCTGCCGCATGGCGGAAGTATATGCAGCTTTTTCTGAATACACTGATGTGCAAATAGGTCGCGTCATTGATTACCTTGAAGAATCAGGGCAGTTGGAGAACACCCTCATTTTTTATTGTGCCGACAACGGCGCTTCTGGGGAAGGTAGCCCAAACGGATCGGTTAACGAAAACCGTTTCTTCAACGGCTTTCCAGACGATATCAATCAAAACATGGCGATGATTGACAAACTAGGCAGCCCCGATACCTACAACCATTATCCTACCGGTTGGGCAGTGGCATTCTCTACGCCGTATAAAATGTTTAAACGCTACGGTTCATATGCTGGTGGTACCTGCGATCCCTTGGTGATCTATTGGCCGAAAGGTATAAGGGCAAAAGGCGAACTGCGGCACCAATATCATCATTGCACCGATATTGTTCCGACCATCCTGGAATGTTGCGGTGTACTTATGCCCGACACCATTGACGGCTTAAAGCAAACACCCCTGGCCGGCGTATCTATGCGCTACAGCTTTGATGATGCAGCAGCAGCTACCCAAAAAGAAACACAGTATTACGAAATGGCGGGCACACGTGGCATTTGGCATAAAGGCTGGAAAGCCGCTGCCATACATGGTCCTATGCCATCGGACCAAGGCAATTTTGATAAAGACCAATGGCAACTTTTTAATACGGATGAAGATCGCTCGGAGGCCAAAGACCTGGCGGAACAGTATCCCGAAAAGCTTCAAGAGCTGATCGACCTCTGGATGGAAGAAGCAAAGAAAAACAATGTACTGCCACTGAACGATTTGAATATTCACCAGCAACATGAAATGGAGTTTCACAAAGAACCACTTGCTGGTGGACAGTATACTTATTATCCTGGCACCACTGAAGTGCCGGAGGCAACAGCAGCCCGCACCTTAGGTGTATCCTTTAAAATACTTGCCGAAGTGGAGTTCACGGAAAAGTCAAAAGGTGTGATTGTTGCCCAAGGTTCGCGTTTTGGCGGTTATACGTTGTTTGTAAAAGACAGTAAGTTGGTATTTGTGTACAACTTCCTGGGAATTCCACCTGAACAGCGGCTTTTTACAGATGCGCCGAAATCAGGCAAACACATTGTGGGGATTGAGTTCAACAAAGAATTTGTTAGCGAAAACCTGGAGGCCTGGGGGCATATGAAGTTGTATGTAGATGATAGAGTAGTGGACGAAGGCAGATTCCGTACCGAGACAGGGCATTATGCCTTGTGTGGTGAAGGCATGTGCGTAGGCTATGATGGTGGTGATGCTGTAAGCAGTGAATATGGTTCAGGCTTTGCCTTTAGCGAAGGTAATGTGGTCAAGGTCGTTTTTGACGTTGCCGACGATGTTTATATGGATGTTGAGAAAAAGATGGCTGCAGTCTTTGCTAGAGATTAA
- a CDS encoding MFS transporter, whose protein sequence is MRSALLIFIISFFAVALGAMDSVMSAAYLPEILQSMNYSASNPESSMAASWINFSFLAGGTIGGIVMGFLADRIGRRITLTLALLFYGAGSGLGVLVTEWPMMALTRFLVGIGVGTALVLSAVVVSETWPSRTKAVALGILAVAYPVGIIASGAITSSIADWQTAFLIGAIPVILAIPVFILVKETYKAPEKRSSIDKRARRNIAFGIVVYGTMLIGLWSTFLWLPTWVQTLIGDNAQAGIAKRGMAVALLGMGGLIGSIISGWMANRWGPKTMQGICFILCFILSVAMFLLIKKFSDLVLVGSALLGLLFGISQGVLNSFIPQLFTENIRSGATGLCFHVGRGFTAIAVFFVGVLAMKLGGYGRAISIFSVVYIIGFIALSLMKKTGGKYASH, encoded by the coding sequence ATGCGTAGTGCCTTACTTATTTTCATTATCAGTTTTTTCGCCGTGGCCCTGGGTGCCATGGATTCTGTAATGTCCGCAGCTTATTTGCCCGAAATTCTCCAATCAATGAATTACAGTGCCAGTAATCCTGAATCATCGATGGCGGCCTCCTGGATCAATTTTTCTTTTTTGGCGGGCGGAACTATTGGAGGTATCGTGATGGGATTTTTGGCAGACCGTATTGGGCGACGAATCACATTAACATTGGCATTGTTATTTTATGGAGCCGGCAGTGGGTTGGGAGTGCTGGTTACCGAGTGGCCAATGATGGCACTCACCCGCTTTTTGGTTGGCATTGGCGTTGGAACGGCACTGGTGTTGTCGGCCGTGGTCGTTTCTGAAACCTGGCCCTCGCGAACAAAGGCCGTAGCGCTTGGGATCCTTGCGGTAGCCTATCCTGTAGGTATCATCGCCTCGGGTGCTATCACTTCATCAATTGCTGATTGGCAAACCGCATTTCTTATTGGGGCTATTCCCGTCATCCTCGCCATTCCCGTTTTTATACTGGTAAAAGAAACATACAAAGCCCCGGAAAAGAGATCTTCTATTGATAAACGTGCGCGTCGGAATATTGCATTTGGTATTGTAGTATACGGTACGATGTTGATTGGTTTATGGTCCACTTTTCTTTGGTTACCAACGTGGGTACAAACGCTGATCGGAGACAACGCCCAGGCCGGCATAGCCAAACGCGGCATGGCAGTAGCCCTGTTAGGTATGGGCGGACTGATAGGCAGCATTATTTCGGGATGGATGGCAAACCGCTGGGGGCCGAAGACCATGCAAGGCATATGCTTCATTCTCTGCTTCATTTTATCGGTTGCCATGTTCCTTTTGATCAAAAAGTTCTCCGACTTGGTACTGGTTGGTAGTGCTTTGTTAGGGTTGCTGTTCGGCATCAGCCAGGGTGTATTGAATTCTTTTATACCTCAGTTATTCACTGAGAATATACGGTCAGGCGCTACGGGACTTTGTTTTCATGTCGGCCGCGGCTTTACGGCAATCGCCGTATTTTTTGTAGGAGTGCTGGCTATGAAGTTAGGAGGTTATGGTCGTGCCATTTCTATTTTTTCAGTAGTTTACATTATCGGCTTCATCGCATTAAGCCTGATGAAAAAGACAGGAGGAAAATATGCCTCACATTAA
- a CDS encoding carboxymuconolactone decarboxylase family protein: protein MPHINLRTDLFGITSLLDYRKEVAKPLCELTQLLLRGESTLSEAEREMIAAHVSYLNECKFCSSAHHAAACVLPGGDKPATGKMKSLLAIAEKVQLGGNHVHQEQVDEARQQGATDREIHDTVLIAALFCLYNRYVDGLATVAPADPNFYAALAKRITTRGYRMPEDGYHALTVNK from the coding sequence ATGCCTCACATTAATCTTCGCACAGACCTATTTGGCATCACAAGTTTGCTCGACTATCGAAAGGAGGTAGCTAAGCCGCTTTGCGAATTGACGCAACTATTGTTGAGAGGCGAGTCTACGTTGTCTGAAGCCGAAAGGGAAATGATCGCCGCTCATGTATCCTACCTGAATGAATGTAAATTCTGCAGCTCGGCACATCATGCAGCCGCATGTGTTTTGCCGGGAGGTGACAAACCTGCCACCGGAAAGATGAAGAGCTTACTGGCAATAGCTGAAAAAGTTCAGCTTGGCGGTAATCATGTTCACCAGGAGCAGGTGGATGAAGCCAGGCAACAGGGGGCTACCGATAGAGAGATCCACGACACGGTTTTGATTGCGGCCCTTTTCTGTTTGTATAACCGGTATGTTGATGGTTTAGCAACCGTGGCGCCGGCCGATCCCAATTTTTACGCTGCATTGGCAAAACGGATCACTACAAGAGGCTATCGAATGCCCGAAGATGGATATCATGCTTTAACGGTCAATAAATAA
- a CDS encoding carboxymuconolactone decarboxylase family protein, which produces MPYITTPDDVPGIRGLMNFRPDAALALNQLVQALLVDDASMTRGERELIATFVSSRNECTFCMRSHGAIAAHLPGCNEQTVKAVWADYNTAPVSDKMKALLRVADKVRINGNQVTLDDINNARAQGANDMDIHDTVLIAGAFCMFNRYVDGLGATTPDDPAFYNLVAEQRAKEGYLTKSVLMK; this is translated from the coding sequence ATGCCATACATAACTACTCCTGATGATGTTCCCGGCATCCGGGGATTAATGAATTTCAGGCCCGATGCCGCACTGGCCTTGAATCAGCTGGTTCAGGCATTATTGGTTGATGATGCTTCAATGACAAGAGGCGAACGCGAACTGATCGCCACTTTTGTATCAAGCAGGAACGAATGTACATTCTGTATGCGTTCACACGGCGCCATAGCGGCACACTTACCAGGTTGTAATGAACAAACGGTGAAAGCTGTTTGGGCCGACTATAACACGGCCCCCGTAAGCGACAAAATGAAGGCCTTGTTAAGGGTTGCCGACAAAGTGCGCATCAATGGCAACCAGGTTACATTGGATGACATCAACAATGCACGCGCTCAAGGAGCCAATGATATGGATATTCATGATACGGTGCTGATTGCTGGTGCTTTCTGTATGTTCAACCGCTATGTGGATGGACTTGGTGCTACTACTCCTGATGATCCGGCCTTTTACAATCTTGTGGCGGAGCAAAGAGCGAAGGAAGGCTATCTAACCAAATCGGTATTGATGAAGTAA
- a CDS encoding YidH family protein, with amino-acid sequence MNRVMIEERDTAPVTLSNTDLAFERTVMAENRTLMAWIRTAISMISFGFTIYKFFHEISQSAVITNRLFTPRKVGMIMIALGLLALLWGLLEHRATISKLKKSYPGIERSRTGWLAILVLLFGFALFLGAFFRQ; translated from the coding sequence ATGAACCGGGTAATGATTGAAGAAAGAGATACAGCTCCTGTAACCTTAAGTAATACTGACCTTGCTTTTGAGCGAACGGTAATGGCAGAGAACCGCACCTTAATGGCCTGGATCCGGACAGCTATCTCAATGATCTCATTTGGATTTACCATTTATAAGTTTTTCCATGAGATCAGTCAATCGGCAGTTATAACAAACCGACTCTTTACGCCAAGAAAAGTAGGGATGATCATGATTGCGCTTGGCCTTCTGGCGCTATTGTGGGGATTATTAGAACACAGAGCAACGATCAGTAAACTGAAGAAAAGTTACCCGGGTATCGAACGATCCAGAACAGGCTGGCTGGCCATTTTGGTTTTATTATTTGGCTTTGCCTTGTTTTTGGGTGCTTTTTTCAGGCAGTAG